Proteins encoded in a region of the Desulfovermiculus halophilus DSM 18834 genome:
- a CDS encoding Rpn family recombination-promoting nuclease/putative transposase: MTFQVTDYHDACFKSFFSQDEFVRDFIQYYIPEEIKSHLDLSSIEIDMEGYVSEEFKEFYSDVVVMISFLDSDQTLEMYFLFEHKSSPDRFARLQILNYQVQKWMRMLKNKQLGRRLPIIVPVIIYHGTRSWKYSVDFEEYFRLPSDAFRDFIPKYRHILHDIHSMGDESLAWEMNLSRRRP, from the coding sequence ATGACTTTCCAGGTAACCGATTATCACGATGCCTGCTTCAAGAGCTTTTTCAGCCAAGATGAGTTCGTCCGGGACTTTATCCAGTATTACATCCCGGAGGAGATCAAAAGCCACCTGGACCTGTCCTCTATTGAGATTGACATGGAGGGTTATGTCTCGGAAGAGTTCAAGGAGTTCTACTCCGACGTGGTGGTAATGATCTCCTTCTTGGACAGTGATCAGACCTTGGAAATGTACTTCCTTTTTGAGCACAAAAGCTCTCCAGATCGATTTGCCCGGCTGCAAATTCTGAACTATCAGGTCCAGAAGTGGATGCGGATGCTCAAGAATAAGCAGTTGGGGAGGCGCTTGCCCATCATCGTTCCGGTGATTATTTATCATGGTACAAGATCCTGGAAATACAGCGTCGACTTTGAGGAGTATTTCCGTTTACCATCGGACGCTTTCCGGGATTTCATTCCCAAGTACAGGCATATTCTGCACGATATCCACAGCATGGGAGATGAATCTTTAGCATGGGAGATGAATCTTTCAAGACGACGACCGTAA
- a CDS encoding Rpn family recombination-promoting nuclease/putative transposase, with translation MASKREYAPHEGLFHRVFRNPDTTKYFLQQHLSPDIQRSIDLDSLRLENVSYVDDNLRKHFADLVFSLMLKDEEFPSARVYLLFEHKSAPEPLVGMQILRYMALQWKDLYDQQLIMGKLPPILPIVIYQEQDSWKPRISFHDLVEMPSDSFKAYIPDFAFAFFSVRGLDAQSVQENVILRFYVEMIKSLDSPQIKEMLPRLVQGFVQALGSHTATEYIEIFFKYLTKASGVLVQEDFQKALSYLPEGGEKIMDTLADQWMEQGKDEGRTEGITLGEQRATREMLLEALSERFGTISSDLVRRINSIESNETLRMLFKQIFRVESLDGFKEQVHRATDN, from the coding sequence ATGGCTTCAAAGAGAGAGTATGCTCCGCACGAAGGCTTGTTCCACAGGGTCTTCCGAAACCCGGACACTACGAAGTACTTTTTGCAGCAGCATCTATCTCCAGACATTCAGCGCAGTATTGATCTGGATTCCCTGAGACTGGAAAATGTCTCCTATGTAGATGACAATTTGAGAAAGCATTTTGCGGATTTGGTTTTCAGCCTCATGCTTAAGGACGAAGAGTTTCCGTCTGCAAGGGTCTATCTCCTTTTTGAGCACAAAAGCGCTCCGGAACCGTTGGTGGGAATGCAGATCCTGCGGTACATGGCACTTCAATGGAAAGATCTGTATGATCAGCAATTGATTATGGGCAAACTGCCCCCGATCCTGCCAATTGTGATTTATCAAGAGCAGGATAGTTGGAAGCCTCGGATCTCGTTTCATGATCTGGTCGAAATGCCTTCAGATTCATTCAAGGCCTACATCCCGGATTTTGCCTTTGCTTTTTTTAGTGTCCGGGGACTGGATGCACAGTCGGTCCAGGAGAACGTGATCCTTCGCTTCTACGTGGAGATGATCAAATCCTTGGACTCACCGCAGATCAAGGAGATGCTTCCCCGGTTGGTTCAAGGCTTTGTGCAGGCTCTTGGATCACATACCGCCACCGAGTATATTGAGATATTTTTCAAATACCTGACGAAGGCCTCAGGAGTTTTAGTCCAGGAAGATTTCCAAAAAGCTTTGTCGTACCTTCCGGAAGGAGGTGAGAAAATTATGGATACATTAGCCGATCAATGGATGGAGCAGGGAAAGGATGAGGGGCGAACAGAAGGAATCACGTTAGGTGAGCAACGAGCTACCCGGGAAATGCTCCTGGAAGCCCTAAGTGAAAGATTCGGGACAATCAGTTCTGATCTTGTCAGGCGTATCAACTCAATCGAGTCCAACGAAACACTAAGGATGCTCTTCAAGCAAATATTCAGAGTGGAATCGCTGGACGGGTTCAAAGAGCAGGTCCACCGAGCCACAGACAACTAA